A stretch of the Clostridium botulinum genome encodes the following:
- the minE gene encoding cell division topological specificity factor MinE: MDLFKLFSGKPSSKEVAKDRLKLILIHDRSTIAPELLDMMKSDILRVISKYVIIDDEEVEVRLTKTEEVEASSPALIASIPIKKMKQR, translated from the coding sequence ATGGATTTATTTAAATTATTTTCAGGAAAGCCTTCCTCTAAAGAAGTTGCAAAAGACAGACTTAAACTTATATTAATTCATGATAGATCAACTATTGCTCCTGAACTTTTAGATATGATGAAGAGTGATATACTAAGAGTTATTTCAAAATATGTAATAATAGATGATGAAGAGGTAGAAGTAAGGCTAACAAAAACAGAAGAAGTTGAAGCTAGTTCTCCAGCACTTATTGCTAGTATACCTATAAAAAAAATGAAGCAAAGATAA
- the minD gene encoding septum site-determining protein MinD — MSEAIVITSGKGGVGKTTTTANIGTALASLGKKVVVVDGDTGLRNLDVLMGLENRIVFTLLDVIEERCRMKQALIKDKRFPNLCLLPTAQTRDKNDISTEQMLNLIKILKEEFDYVIIDSPAGIEQGFENAIVGADRALVVVNPEVTSVRDADRVIGKLDAKGIEDHHLIVNRLSYEMVKKGDMLDVNDILDSLAIKLIGVVPVDGEITVATNKGEPVVLNEKAVSGKAFKNIARRIIGEEVPIQTFADHQTGFLASLKKIFNIK, encoded by the coding sequence ATGAGTGAAGCAATAGTAATAACATCAGGAAAGGGTGGGGTAGGAAAAACTACTACTACAGCAAATATAGGAACTGCACTTGCTTCTCTTGGCAAGAAAGTAGTTGTTGTTGATGGAGATACAGGTCTTAGAAATTTAGATGTTTTAATGGGACTTGAAAATAGAATAGTATTTACACTGCTTGATGTTATAGAAGAAAGATGTAGAATGAAACAAGCCCTTATAAAAGATAAAAGATTTCCTAATTTATGTTTATTACCTACAGCGCAAACAAGAGATAAAAATGATATAAGTACAGAACAAATGCTTAATTTAATAAAAATACTAAAAGAAGAATTTGATTATGTAATAATAGATTCTCCAGCAGGAATTGAACAAGGATTTGAAAATGCAATAGTAGGTGCAGATAGAGCACTAGTTGTAGTTAATCCTGAAGTTACATCTGTTAGAGATGCAGATAGAGTTATTGGAAAATTAGATGCAAAAGGCATAGAAGACCATCATTTAATAGTAAATAGATTAAGTTATGAAATGGTAAAAAAAGGTGATATGCTAGATGTAAATGATATTTTGGATAGTCTTGCAATTAAATTAATTGGAGTAGTTCCAGTGGATGGAGAGATAACTGTAGCTACAAATAAAGGAGAGCCTGTTGTTCTTAATGAGAAAGCTGTATCTGGTAAAGCTTTTAAAAATATTGCAAGAAGAATAATTGGAGAGGAAGTTCCGATTCAGACGTTTGCCGATCATCAAACAGGATTTTTAGCATCTTTAAAGAAAATATTTAATATTAAATAA
- the minC gene encoding septum site-determining protein MinC: protein MVRDRILIKGNRDGLNVIIDMNKFQNFDEMIENFIKKLSIGKKFYKGSTITITTQLKEFNEKQITRFEQVLFEDFFIKDCIFQEMQETKSKIFTGVYEGRTKFYRRTLRSGQIIRYPGNIVIVGDTNPGSEVYAGGNVIVIGNLCGDVHAGESGNKKAIIAAFRLQPNILQIANIMTRSPEDGVKPSYPEVAKIKDGIIIVEPYLPNKFV, encoded by the coding sequence ATGGTTAGGGACAGAATATTAATAAAAGGAAATAGAGACGGCTTGAATGTTATAATTGATATGAACAAGTTTCAAAATTTTGATGAGATGATTGAAAATTTTATAAAAAAGTTGTCTATAGGTAAAAAATTTTATAAGGGATCAACGATAACAATAACAACTCAATTAAAAGAATTTAATGAAAAACAAATAACAAGATTTGAACAAGTCTTATTTGAAGATTTTTTTATAAAAGATTGTATTTTTCAAGAAATGCAAGAAACTAAAAGTAAAATTTTTACTGGAGTTTATGAGGGACGTACAAAATTTTATCGTAGAACTTTAAGAAGTGGACAAATTATAAGATATCCCGGAAATATAGTTATAGTAGGTGATACAAATCCAGGATCAGAAGTTTATGCTGGAGGTAATGTAATAGTTATAGGAAATTTATGTGGAGATGTACATGCGGGAGAATCAGGTAATAAGAAAGCAATAATAGCTGCTTTTAGACTTCAACCTAATATCCTTCAGATAGCGAACATAATGACTAGATCTCCAGAAGATGGAGTAAAACCTTCGTATCCAGAAGTTGCTAAAATAAAAGATGGGATTATAATAGTAGAACCTTATTTACCTAATAAATTTGTATAA
- a CDS encoding penicillin-binding transpeptidase domain-containing protein — protein MIRKFRRRKNLITKRKNNKFDRYVALTVVMIFIFSMILTRLAYLQVVKADEYRELTSKKSIRNIPITPPRGNIIDSKGKVLAESSQGYTLTFTETDESKENFFPTMLKVFKILEENGEVQQDAFELKINPVRFEFNTDNEKARKAIELRFKKDRGMDEKVAKELFKDKKPEELTDEDKAKINEPLLKKTPEETFNYLLDLYKINDEETKEIYTELFNKIRKEPNGESRFSEYLKTYDVKGKNQKEQYNQLYKSMHKENVFDQLVKSYKINTKRFSLEEKRKFMVVKDAIKLQSFYSFKPVVIASNIKRNTAFVFMQQYEDLPGIEVTVEPIRVYPYNEVGSGFLGYLSKINSSQKEKYEEKGYDPSSDYIGSDGIESAFESTLRGSKGTKIVQINKYGRIMRELGRKEPYPGKTVQLTIDTELQNTTEQSLKEGMRMLQSQGRHGDVDTTNATRGAAVVIDIKTGKVLAMASEPGFDPNYFAVPGKLTPELQKQFFQPDLAAFGKEYVTKLLRRSYEANQTYSGKSIDEIVDILFPLDKSIANNKTIRQDYYDLYPKPLYNYATSTLAPPGSTFKPLTAVAGLEENAIEPYETFDCPSVFTKNKYNGKNFLGKPYSGVSVTKALEQSINYFFFEVGDRLYKQKKYNDGFDALAHYAWKFGLGAPKDVKPATGIEINEKFGQVYNLESGRKIFSSLYMNSLVDLLSRGTDTRSPNYRVHYIGININNASGDSKEVETIKSNLRNEIVEEIKYKKNGIVNIKNMLVELSKKDPKLKEKYDSGYNEYTNKYSGDQRKKMSREKYISDQIEQATLAISYSIDDGNFNINNQNNVYDASIGQGTNQFTPVQMVNYIATLVNGGNRYKVHLVDSILDQDGNKVKEFKPEVIEKVNLKQSTIDIVKAGMRDVVNEGTAKGYLKSFPISNGAKTGSATISTKLQDLIGRSSYGVFIGFAPFDNPEIAVCTIVFDGGHGGESGGVVARAVYEQYFKERLQKESPGYKPMFNYELKSNKENADIKKDDADKNVASNNESQPASNVQKKENEQPQNQSETKNDGQ, from the coding sequence ATGATAAGGAAATTTAGAAGACGTAAAAATTTAATCACGAAAAGAAAAAATAATAAATTTGACAGATATGTAGCGTTGACAGTAGTAATGATATTTATTTTTTCTATGATTCTAACAAGACTTGCCTATTTACAGGTAGTAAAAGCTGATGAATATAGAGAATTAACTAGTAAAAAGTCTATTAGGAATATACCTATTACGCCACCAAGAGGAAATATAATTGATTCTAAAGGTAAGGTGCTTGCGGAAAGCAGTCAAGGGTATACTTTAACCTTTACAGAAACTGATGAAAGTAAAGAAAACTTTTTTCCAACAATGCTCAAAGTATTTAAAATCTTAGAAGAAAATGGTGAAGTACAACAAGATGCTTTTGAATTAAAAATAAATCCGGTTAGGTTTGAATTTAATACAGATAATGAAAAAGCAAGAAAAGCTATTGAATTAAGATTCAAAAAAGATAGAGGAATGGATGAAAAGGTAGCAAAGGAATTATTTAAAGATAAAAAGCCAGAAGAATTAACAGATGAGGATAAAGCTAAAATAAATGAGCCTTTGTTAAAGAAAACTCCGGAGGAAACTTTTAATTATTTATTAGATTTATATAAGATAAATGATGAAGAAACTAAGGAAATATATACGGAACTTTTTAATAAGATAAGAAAAGAGCCTAATGGAGAAAGTCGATTTAGTGAATATTTAAAAACTTATGATGTTAAGGGTAAAAATCAAAAAGAGCAATATAATCAATTATATAAGAGCATGCATAAAGAGAATGTTTTCGATCAGTTAGTAAAGTCATATAAAATAAATACTAAAAGATTTTCTTTAGAAGAAAAGAGAAAATTTATGGTAGTAAAAGATGCCATAAAGCTTCAAAGTTTTTATAGTTTTAAACCTGTAGTTATTGCATCAAATATTAAAAGAAATACTGCATTTGTATTTATGCAACAGTATGAGGATTTACCAGGTATAGAGGTTACAGTTGAACCTATAAGGGTATATCCTTATAATGAGGTAGGCTCAGGTTTCCTTGGATATCTTTCCAAAATAAATTCTTCTCAAAAAGAAAAATATGAAGAAAAGGGATACGATCCTAGTAGTGATTATATTGGTTCAGATGGTATAGAAAGTGCTTTTGAAAGTACTTTAAGAGGATCTAAGGGAACTAAAATTGTACAAATAAATAAGTATGGAAGAATAATGAGGGAACTTGGAAGAAAAGAACCTTATCCTGGAAAAACTGTTCAGCTTACAATTGATACGGAATTACAAAATACTACAGAACAATCCTTGAAAGAAGGCATGAGAATGCTGCAATCACAAGGTAGACATGGAGATGTAGATACAACAAATGCTACAAGAGGAGCAGCTGTAGTAATAGATATTAAAACAGGGAAAGTACTAGCAATGGCTAGTGAACCTGGATTTGATCCGAATTATTTTGCAGTACCAGGTAAACTTACACCAGAACTTCAAAAACAATTTTTCCAACCAGATTTGGCAGCATTTGGAAAAGAATATGTTACTAAGCTTCTTAGAAGAAGTTATGAAGCTAATCAAACATATAGTGGAAAGTCGATAGATGAAATAGTAGATATTTTATTTCCACTAGATAAAAGTATAGCAAATAATAAAACTATAAGACAGGATTATTATGACTTATATCCAAAACCTTTATATAATTATGCTACTAGTACTCTTGCTCCACCAGGATCTACATTTAAGCCATTAACAGCTGTAGCTGGATTGGAGGAAAATGCGATAGAACCATATGAGACTTTTGATTGTCCAAGTGTATTTACTAAGAATAAATACAATGGAAAAAACTTCTTAGGGAAACCTTATTCGGGTGTGAGTGTAACAAAGGCATTGGAACAATCTATTAACTATTTCTTTTTTGAGGTAGGAGATAGATTATATAAACAAAAGAAATATAATGATGGATTTGATGCACTTGCACATTATGCTTGGAAATTTGGATTAGGAGCACCTAAAGATGTTAAGCCAGCTACAGGTATTGAGATAAATGAAAAATTTGGTCAGGTATACAATTTAGAGTCTGGTAGAAAAATTTTCTCATCACTTTATATGAATTCGTTAGTTGACCTTTTATCAAGGGGTACAGATACAAGATCACCTAATTACAGAGTTCATTATATAGGAATAAATATTAATAATGCTTCAGGTGATTCCAAAGAAGTTGAAACTATTAAATCGAATTTAAGAAATGAAATAGTTGAAGAAATTAAATATAAGAAAAATGGTATAGTTAATATAAAGAATATGCTAGTGGAACTTTCTAAGAAGGATCCTAAATTAAAAGAGAAATATGATTCTGGATATAATGAATATACAAATAAGTATTCAGGTGATCAAAGAAAAAAAATGAGCAGAGAAAAATATATTTCAGATCAAATAGAACAAGCAACATTGGCTATATCATATTCCATAGATGATGGTAACTTTAATATAAATAATCAAAATAACGTTTATGATGCTTCTATAGGACAAGGAACTAATCAATTTACTCCTGTGCAGATGGTTAATTATATAGCTACTTTGGTTAATGGAGGTAATAGATATAAAGTTCATTTAGTTGATAGTATTTTAGACCAAGATGGAAATAAGGTTAAAGAATTTAAACCTGAAGTTATTGAAAAAGTAAATCTTAAACAAAGTACTATTGATATTGTAAAAGCAGGTATGAGGGATGTTGTTAATGAAGGTACTGCAAAGGGCTATTTAAAAAGTTTCCCTATATCAAATGGTGCTAAGACAGGATCAGCAACGATATCAACCAAGCTTCAAGATTTAATTGGAAGATCATCTTATGGTGTATTTATAGGATTTGCACCTTTTGATAATCCAGAAATAGCTGTTTGTACCATTGTATTTGATGGTGGACATGGTGGAGAATCAGGAGGAGTAGTTGCAAGAGCTGTATATGAACAATATTTTAAAGAAAGACTTCAAAAAGAAAGTCCTGGATATAAACCTATGTTCAATTACGAACTTAAGTCTAATAAAGAAAATGCTGATATCAAAAAAGATGATGCAGATAAAAATGTAGCATCTAATAATGAATCACAGCCTGCAAGTAATGTCCAGAAAAAAGAAAATGAACAGCCTCAAAATCAGTCTGAAACAAAAAATGATGGACAATAA
- the mreD gene encoding rod shape-determining protein MreD, with translation MKRVFTLAFLLILFTILDNALMPFLSFKGVYPSIVFVFIVFYSIINGSVSAIYLGCISGLLQDVYLMNGIGINMFINMVICLISAEIGKTIFKDKAMIPVITCFLLSILKGILMFIILYIVGQRTHINIALYMSLYNMIISILIYKKVFKLCQKDFMVKKWRF, from the coding sequence ATGAAGAGAGTATTTACTTTAGCATTTTTATTAATATTATTCACCATATTGGACAATGCATTGATGCCTTTTTTATCATTTAAAGGTGTTTACCCTAGTATAGTATTTGTTTTTATAGTTTTTTATTCTATAATCAATGGAAGTGTAAGTGCTATATATTTAGGATGTATATCAGGATTACTACAAGATGTATATTTAATGAATGGTATTGGAATAAATATGTTTATAAATATGGTTATTTGTTTGATTTCTGCTGAAATAGGAAAAACCATATTTAAAGATAAAGCTATGATACCTGTAATAACATGTTTTTTACTTAGTATATTAAAAGGAATTTTAATGTTTATAATTTTGTATATAGTAGGGCAACGTACGCATATTAATATTGCATTATATATGAGTTTATATAATATGATTATTTCAATTTTAATATACAAAAAAGTTTTTAAACTTTGTCAAAAAGATTTTATGGTTAAAAAATGGAGATTTTAG
- the mreC gene encoding rod shape-determining protein MreC, with the protein MRFLKNKLTVTVIVLSVSFLILIGYTVGKEKMSTAGNGVGVVLNSVQGVVYKFNSKLKKSAKFMFHFKDVKEENKRLRKENVVLKDKALKYDSLAKENERFKKMVNFKDQRSEYDYIGCEIIGKSGENWLDGFVINRGSDDGIQKKMVVVTGEGLVGQVTSVANKWSIVQSIINENIQVAGMLNSTRENDGVVKGYKDYSNKLLAKLYFLPLDSKVKKGDTVLTSALGSLYPKDIKIGTVIDVEEDKGKLVKNALIEPSVDFNRLEELFVVVSKNKDGKY; encoded by the coding sequence ATGAGATTCTTAAAAAATAAACTGACAGTAACTGTTATTGTGCTGTCAGTTAGCTTTTTAATATTAATTGGTTATACCGTAGGAAAAGAAAAGATGTCTACTGCAGGAAATGGTGTGGGTGTTGTTTTAAATTCAGTACAAGGTGTTGTGTATAAATTTAATAGTAAATTAAAGAAAAGTGCTAAGTTTATGTTTCACTTTAAAGATGTAAAAGAAGAGAATAAAAGATTAAGAAAAGAAAATGTGGTTTTAAAGGATAAAGCACTTAAATATGATTCTTTAGCTAAAGAAAATGAAAGATTCAAGAAGATGGTTAATTTTAAAGATCAAAGATCTGAATATGATTACATAGGTTGTGAAATAATAGGTAAAAGCGGAGAAAATTGGCTGGATGGATTTGTTATAAATAGAGGTTCAGATGACGGTATACAGAAGAAAATGGTAGTTGTAACTGGAGAAGGCTTAGTAGGACAAGTAACTTCTGTAGCTAATAAATGGTCTATAGTTCAATCCATAATAAATGAAAATATACAAGTTGCAGGAATGCTTAATAGCACTAGGGAAAATGATGGTGTTGTTAAGGGATATAAAGATTATAGTAATAAATTATTAGCAAAACTTTACTTCCTTCCATTAGATTCTAAAGTTAAAAAGGGTGATACTGTTTTAACATCAGCATTAGGATCATTGTATCCTAAAGATATAAAAATAGGAACAGTCATTGATGTGGAAGAAGATAAGGGTAAGTTGGTTAAAAACGCGTTAATTGAGCCAAGTGTTGATTTTAATAGACTTGAGGAATTATTCGTAGTAGTTTCTAAAAATAAAGATGGTAAATATTAA
- a CDS encoding rod shape-determining protein codes for MGFFGMTKDMGIDLGTANTLVYSKGKGIVLREPSVVAINKVTNKVLAVGEEAKQMIGRTPGNIVAIRPLKDGVIADFDVTEEMLKSFITKICSKSAFTSPRVVVCFPTGITAVERRAIEEASKRAGAREVYLMEEPMAAAIGAGLPVHEPTGSMVVDIGGGTTEVAVISLGGIVTSKSLRIAGDELDQAIIAYIKKEYSLMIGERTAESIKMEIGSAYPTNNDEDEESENKEVVESVEEKEETKEVKSEEAVIDSEEKKSKVNIVNGERCMQIRGRDLISGLPKVIQISEVEVRGALKEPVAAIVESIKTNLEKTPPELAADIMDKGIMLTGGGALLRGLDKLIHKETHMPVHIAQSPLDCVAVGAGKALENIDKMSRK; via the coding sequence GTGGGATTTTTTGGTATGACTAAAGATATGGGAATAGACTTAGGAACAGCAAATACATTAGTTTATTCTAAAGGAAAAGGTATAGTTTTAAGAGAGCCTTCAGTAGTTGCTATAAATAAGGTTACAAATAAGGTCTTAGCTGTAGGTGAAGAAGCTAAGCAAATGATAGGAAGAACTCCTGGAAATATAGTAGCAATCAGACCTTTAAAAGATGGTGTTATTGCGGACTTTGATGTTACAGAAGAAATGTTAAAAAGTTTTATAACTAAAATATGTTCAAAATCAGCATTTACAAGTCCAAGGGTAGTTGTATGTTTTCCAACAGGAATAACTGCTGTTGAAAGAAGAGCTATCGAGGAAGCTAGTAAAAGAGCAGGAGCTAGAGAAGTTTATTTAATGGAAGAGCCTATGGCAGCAGCTATTGGAGCAGGACTTCCAGTTCATGAACCAACAGGAAGTATGGTTGTAGATATCGGAGGAGGTACTACAGAAGTAGCTGTTATATCACTTGGAGGTATTGTTACAAGTAAGTCACTAAGAATAGCAGGAGATGAATTAGATCAAGCAATTATAGCCTATATTAAAAAAGAATATAGTCTTATGATAGGTGAAAGAACTGCTGAAAGTATAAAAATGGAAATAGGTTCAGCTTATCCAACAAATAATGATGAAGATGAAGAAAGTGAAAATAAAGAAGTTGTAGAATCAGTAGAAGAAAAAGAAGAAACTAAAGAAGTTAAAAGCGAAGAAGCTGTTATAGATTCAGAAGAGAAAAAATCTAAAGTTAACATTGTTAATGGAGAAAGATGTATGCAAATAAGAGGTCGTGATCTTATTTCTGGACTTCCAAAGGTAATACAAATAAGCGAAGTAGAAGTTAGAGGAGCTTTAAAAGAGCCTGTGGCAGCTATCGTAGAGTCTATAAAGACAAACCTTGAAAAAACTCCACCAGAACTTGCAGCTGATATTATGGACAAAGGAATAATGCTTACTGGAGGAGGAGCTTTATTAAGAGGACTTGATAAGCTTATCCATAAAGAAACACACATGCCAGTACACATAGCGCAATCACCTTTAGACTGTGTTGCAGTAGGCGCAGGAAAAGCTTTAGAAAATATAGACAAAATGTCTAGAAAATAA
- the radC gene encoding RadC family protein, with protein sequence MYNTFKIMDLPQSERPRERLLKYGAQSLSNSELIAIILRTGSSNENVLNLSSRILKECGGLNGLLTLMPEEMMTLKGIGSAKATQIIAIGELAKRFKAYKSGDIYIIKSPRDVADLVMDEMRYFKEEHLRVIMLNTKNIVIDCKDVSIGSLNSTIVHPREIFSYAIKKNSASIIICHNHPSGVCTPSSEDIDVTIRLKKCSEILGINLLDHLIIGHGNYISLKEKNIL encoded by the coding sequence ATGTATAACACTTTTAAAATTATGGATTTACCTCAAAGTGAAAGACCAAGAGAAAGACTTTTAAAATATGGTGCACAGTCATTATCTAATAGCGAACTTATTGCTATAATATTAAGAACTGGTTCAAGTAATGAAAATGTACTAAACTTAAGCAGTAGAATATTAAAGGAATGTGGAGGTCTTAATGGTCTTTTGACATTGATGCCTGAGGAGATGATGACCTTAAAAGGAATTGGAAGCGCAAAAGCTACGCAAATTATAGCTATAGGTGAACTTGCAAAAAGATTTAAGGCGTATAAATCAGGTGATATATACATAATAAAAAGTCCAAGAGATGTAGCTGATTTGGTTATGGATGAGATGAGATATTTTAAGGAAGAACATTTAAGAGTAATAATGTTGAATACTAAAAATATAGTTATAGATTGTAAGGATGTTTCAATAGGAAGTTTAAATTCTACTATTGTTCATCCGAGAGAAATTTTTAGCTATGCTATCAAGAAGAACAGTGCATCTATTATAATATGTCACAATCATCCATCTGGAGTGTGTACTCCAAGCTCAGAAGATATAGACGTTACAATAAGATTAAAAAAATGTAGTGAAATATTAGGAATTAATTTATTAGACCATTTAATAATTGGCCATGGTAATTATATTAGTTTAAAAGAAAAGAATATTTTGTAG
- a CDS encoding Maf-like protein, with amino-acid sequence MMRIVLASASERRQELLQRITNKFEVIVSDFKEETVDFEGNFESYVMKLAKGKAMAVAQNSCEDAIVIGCDTIVAFDGKVLGKPNDELEAFNMLKALSGNVHKVYSGIAVIDTRKGNTRIESVCTSVKFSSLTNEKIKDYISTREPMDKAGAYGIQGFGGVFVEKINGDYYNVVGLPLNKLDKMLWEMGVDL; translated from the coding sequence TTGATGAGGATTGTATTAGCATCTGCCTCAGAAAGAAGGCAAGAGCTTTTACAAAGAATAACAAATAAGTTTGAAGTTATAGTGAGTGATTTTAAGGAGGAGACTGTTGATTTTGAAGGAAACTTTGAAAGTTATGTAATGAAACTTGCAAAGGGAAAAGCAATGGCAGTAGCTCAAAATTCATGTGAAGATGCAATAGTAATAGGCTGTGATACAATAGTAGCTTTTGATGGAAAAGTATTAGGAAAACCTAATGATGAACTAGAAGCTTTTAATATGTTAAAAGCGTTAAGTGGGAATGTACATAAAGTATATTCTGGCATCGCTGTTATTGACACTAGAAAAGGTAATACTAGAATAGAAAGTGTATGTACTAGTGTTAAATTTTCGTCTCTTACCAATGAAAAAATAAAAGATTATATATCTACAAGAGAACCTATGGATAAAGCCGGAGCCTATGGTATTCAAGGTTTCGGAGGAGTTTTTGTAGAAAAGATAAATGGAGACTATTATAATGTAGTAGGACTTCCATTAAATAAATTAGATAAAATGCTTTGGGAGATGGGGGTAGATTTATAA
- a CDS encoding DUF4321 domain-containing protein: protein MRGNNKSGFFVFIILLGGICGSFIGEILGNNIGPLSFLKATYPIGTASPFVLNLKVVEITFGVNFYVNVMAIIGVIIAILLYRKY from the coding sequence GTGAGAGGCAATAATAAGAGTGGTTTTTTTGTATTTATTATTTTACTAGGAGGCATATGTGGAAGCTTTATTGGTGAAATTTTAGGTAATAATATAGGACCCCTAAGCTTTTTAAAAGCTACATATCCTATCGGTACAGCTAGCCCATTTGTATTAAATTTAAAAGTAGTTGAAATTACATTTGGAGTAAATTTCTATGTGAACGTAATGGCAATTATAGGTGTTATTATTGCCATATTGTTATATAGAAAGTATTAG
- a CDS encoding SPOR domain-containing protein encodes MKYTRYDLKKNNRKNNGLFFIVLICVILILAFLSGTMISNLFIKKPKQKDDIGKKAVQNITEKNNSNKNKDKNVRKIDDFVIIQCGVFANAENANVLKEKLKSYGNPFIVQENQKNKVILGIYSVVEFQNIEKSLKQGKIEFTKVNIKPDLSSKANLQIAQIIDAQLQILHKFSNDKVKSVQTKQLKEWCSKLEQVDKNEKNYDLLNHLKDNMKKLPQEVTKEKLEEINSYSYKNIKLLQ; translated from the coding sequence ATGAAGTATACTAGATATGACTTGAAGAAAAATAATAGAAAAAACAACGGTCTTTTCTTTATAGTTTTAATCTGCGTAATATTGATATTAGCATTCCTTTCTGGAACTATGATATCTAATTTATTTATAAAGAAGCCTAAACAAAAAGATGATATTGGAAAGAAAGCTGTACAAAATATAACTGAAAAAAATAATAGTAACAAAAATAAGGACAAGAATGTACGGAAAATAGATGATTTTGTAATTATACAATGTGGGGTATTTGCAAATGCAGAAAATGCTAATGTTTTAAAAGAAAAATTAAAATCGTATGGTAATCCATTTATAGTACAAGAAAATCAAAAAAATAAGGTTATACTTGGTATATATTCAGTAGTTGAATTTCAAAATATAGAAAAATCATTAAAACAAGGTAAAATTGAATTTACAAAAGTTAATATAAAACCAGATTTAAGTAGTAAAGCAAACTTACAAATTGCTCAAATTATAGATGCACAACTTCAAATATTACACAAATTTTCGAATGACAAAGTAAAGTCTGTACAAACTAAGCAATTAAAAGAGTGGTGTTCAAAGTTAGAGCAAGTTGATAAAAATGAAAAAAATTATGATTTATTAAATCACCTAAAAGATAATATGAAAAAGTTACCTCAAGAAGTGACAAAAGAGAAATTAGAAGAAATTAATAGTTATTCATACAAAAATATAAAATTATTACAGTAG
- a CDS encoding GNAT family N-acetyltransferase — protein sequence MFDIKLEFDNIKILSIEKEDVSPIYKWIRCNNQFLQNEGNENITYDKFYEHFLEYYFSECEFFLKINKENKLIGIFKGRTEFKNPNEVWIKYFLIDKEYRNYGLGSKILNEILKYFSNDCGIFNFYTKIKDNESNCIKFLLKNNFYILNTFNEFNIKNTILKKRIIKT from the coding sequence ATGTTTGATATTAAATTAGAATTTGATAATATAAAGATTTTGAGTATAGAAAAAGAAGATGTAAGTCCAATATATAAATGGATTCGATGTAATAATCAATTTTTACAAAATGAAGGTAATGAAAATATTACGTACGATAAGTTTTATGAGCATTTTTTAGAATACTATTTTAGTGAGTGTGAGTTTTTCTTAAAAATAAATAAAGAAAATAAATTGATAGGAATATTTAAAGGAAGGACTGAGTTTAAAAATCCTAATGAGGTATGGATAAAATATTTTTTGATAGATAAAGAGTATAGAAATTATGGATTGGGAAGTAAAATTTTAAATGAAATATTAAAATATTTTTCTAATGATTGTGGAATATTTAATTTCTATACTAAGATAAAAGATAACGAAAGTAATTGCATAAAATTTTTGCTTAAAAATAATTTTTATATATTAAATACTTTTAATGAATTTAATATAAAAAATACTATATTGAAAAAAAGAATAATAAAGACATAA
- a CDS encoding ACT domain-containing protein, protein MDKYLIVNTKILPEVFEKVLQAKELLRTGKAKDITEAAKVVGISRSSYYKYKDFVFSVLEGTHVQKATIGLLLSHKTGTLSRILDRIAQINGNILTINQDIPVNNGASVTITFDISNMKMELQEFLNEIKKMDNVVKVSLIAME, encoded by the coding sequence ATGGATAAATACTTAATAGTAAATACAAAAATTTTACCAGAGGTTTTTGAAAAAGTATTGCAAGCAAAAGAGCTTCTAAGAACGGGTAAAGCAAAAGATATAACAGAAGCGGCTAAGGTTGTAGGTATAAGTAGAAGTTCTTATTATAAGTATAAAGATTTTGTATTTTCTGTTTTAGAAGGAACTCATGTACAAAAGGCAACTATTGGATTGTTGTTATCACATAAAACCGGAACGTTATCAAGAATATTAGATAGAATAGCTCAAATTAATGGTAATATACTAACTATAAATCAAGATATTCCTGTAAATAATGGGGCAAGTGTTACTATAACATTTGATATATCAAATATGAAAATGGAATTACAAGAGTTTCTCAATGAAATAAAAAAGATGGACAATGTAGTTAAAGTATCTTTAATAGCTATGGAATAA